From one Cucurbita pepo subsp. pepo cultivar mu-cu-16 chromosome LG17, ASM280686v2, whole genome shotgun sequence genomic stretch:
- the LOC111778138 gene encoding ABC transporter C family member 5-like: MGVAHLLNRIQALSSDVRSSNALSEAFGTLPILELASIGINFALCILFFFIVVAKRISVFVGRLGFDKDDESDTNASPIRRRADGEIHDVDIGTSFKMSVSCCFYVLFVQVFVLAFDLVSSIGDSVNGKEDKGWSVVCFSVAQVLSWFLLSFLALRCKFKASEKFSLLLRVWWFVSFVLCLSALYVDGRELFVQGLKHLRSHVVANFAATPAVAFLCFVAVRGVTGIKVYRNPDLQDPLLLEEEEPGCLKVTPYSEAGIFSLTTLSWLNPLLSIGAKRPLELKDIPLLAPKDRAKNNYKVLNSNWEKLKADNPSKQPSLAWAILKSFWKEAACNAIFAGLNTVVSYVGPYMISYFVDYLGGKETFPHEGYILAGTFFIAKLVETLTARQWYLGVDILGMHVRSALTALVYRKGLRLSSTAKQSHTSGEIVNYMAVDVQRVGDYSWYLHDAWMLPMQIILALAILYKNVGIASIATLIATIVSILVTIPIARIQEDYQDKLMAAKDDRMRKTSECLRSMRILKLQAWEVRYKAKLEEMRGVEFKWLRKALYSQAFITFIFWSSPIFVSVVTFATCILLGGQLTAGSVLSALATFRILQEPLRNFPDLVSMMAQTKVSLDRISGLLLEEELQEDATIVLPRGMPNAAVEIKDGLFSWDTSSPRPTLSGIQVRVEKGMRVAVCGVVGSGKSSFLSCILGEIPKIMGEVKLCGTSAYVPQSPWIQSGNIEENILFGSPLDKPKYKNAIHACSLKKDLENLPHGDQTIIGDRGINLSGGQKQRVQLARALYQDADIYLLDDPFSAVDIHTALDLFKEYIMTALADKTVIFVTHQVEFLPAVDLILVIKEGRIIQAGKYDDLLQAGTDFNTLVTAHHEAIEAMDIPNHSSEDSDETMSTDESLNIGKKCDLVRNNIGDLDKEVQDCISAAEQKAIKEKKKAKRSRKRQLVQEEERVRGRVSMKVYFSYMAAAYKGFLIPLIIVAQVLFQFLQIASNWWMAWANPQTEGDQPKVTPTILLVVYMALAFGSSWFVFIRAILVAMFGLAAAQKLFIKMLTSIFRAPMSFFDSTPAGRILNRVSIDQSVVDLDIPFRLGGFASTTIQLIGIVGVMSEVTWQVLLLVIPMAIVCLWMQKYYMASSRELVRIVSIQKSPVINLFGESIAGAATIRGFGQEKRFMKRNLYLLDCHSRPFFCSLAAIEWLCLRMELLSTFVFAFCMVLLVSFPHGSIDPSMAGLAVTYGLNLNARLSRWILSFCKLENKIISIERIYQYSQIPSEAPVLIEDSRPLSTWPEYGAIELTDLKVRYKENLPLVLRGITCSFPGGKKIGIVGRTGSGKSTLIQALFRLVEPSSGKIVIDNIDISTIGLHDLRSRLSIIPQDPTLFEGTIRGNLDPLEEHSDHDIWEALDKSQLGQMIRDKEQKLDTPVLENGDNWSVGQRQLVALGRALLRQARILVLDEATASVDMATDNLIQKVIRTEFRDCTVCTIAHRIPTVVDSDLVLVLSDGRVAEFDSPARLFEDKSSMFLKLVTEYSTR, encoded by the exons ATGGGTGTTGCCCATTTATTGAATAGAATCCAAGCTTTGTCATCTGATGTACGATCGTCTAATGCCTTGTCAGAAGCATTTGGAACGTTGCCAATTTTGGAGCTCGCATCAATCGGCATTAACTTTGCACTCTGtatcttgttcttcttcattgtCGTAGCGAAGCGGATATCTGTTTTTGTTGGTCGCCTTGGCTTCGACAAGGATGATGAATCTGACACGAATGCAAGTCCAATTAGGCGCAGGGCGGATGGTGAAATTCATGATGTTGACATCGGTACCAGTTTCAAAATGTCCGTTTCATGTTGTTTCTATGTGTTGTTTGTGCAAGTTTTTGTATTAGCTTTCGATCTCGTTAGTTCAATTGGAGATTCTGTTAATGGGAAGGAGGATAAAGGTTGGTCTGTGGTTTGCTTTTCGGTAGCTCAAGTTTTGTCTTGGTTTCTTTTGAGCTTTTTGGCCCTGCGTTGCAAATTCAAGGCTTCGGAGAAATTTTCATTGTTGTTGAGGGTCTGGTGGTTTGTGTCATTTGTTCTTTGTCTGTCTGCTCTGTATGTTGATGGAAGAGAATTGTTTGTACAAGGTCTGAAACACCTGCGTTCTCATGTTGTTGCAAATTTTGCTGCCACTCCTGCCGTGGCTTTCCTTTGTTTTGTGGCTGTTAGGGGGGTTACTGGTATAAAAGTTTATAGGAACCCTGATCTTCAAGACCCATTGCTTcttgaggaagaagaaccTGGATGTCTCAAGGTAACCCCTTACAGTGAAGCCGGGATCTTTAGTTTAACTACACTTTCTTGGCTGAACCCTCTTCTCTCAATTGGTGCGAAAAGACCACTTGAACTCAAGGACATTCCCCTTCTCGCACCGAAAGATCGAgctaaaaacaattataaggTTTTGAACTCAAACTGGGAGAAATTGAAAGCAGATAATCCTTCCAAACAGCCTTCTCTTGCTTGGGCCATTCTGAAGTCTTTCTGGAAGGAGGCAGCTTGTAATGCCATCTTTGCTGGCCTGAATACTGTTGTTTCGTATGTTGGTCCTTATATGATTAGCTACTTTGTCGATTACTTGGGGGGGAAAGAAACTTTCCCCCATGAAGGATACATTTTGGCCGGAACATTCTTCATAGCGAAGCTTGTGGAAACTCTGACAGCGAGACAGTGGTATCTTGGGGTAGATATCTTGGGGATGCACGTGAGATCGGCTCTCACAGCATTAGTATATAGAAAAGGCCTTCGGCTTTCCAGCACTGCTAAACAGAGTCATACCAGTGGAGAGATTGTGAACTACATGGCTGTTGATGTGCAAAGGGTTGGAGATTACTCATGGTATCTTCATGATGCTTGGATGCTCCCTATGCAAATCATTCTTGCTCTAGCTATTTTGTATAAGAACGTTGGAATTGCTTCTATTGCAACATTGATTGCCACCATCGTCTCCATTCTTGTTACCATTCCGATAGCTAGAATACAAGAGGATTATCAAGACAAATTGATGGCAGCCAAGGATGATAGGATGAGAAAAACTTCTGAGTGCCtaagaagcatgaggattctGAAGCTTCAAGCTTGGGAAGTCAGGTATAAAGCGAAGTTGGAAGAGATGCGGGGTGTGGAGTTCAAGTGGCTTCGAAAAGCTCTTTATTCACAAGCCTTCATTACTTTCATTTTCTGGAGTTCCCCAATATTTGTGTCTGTCGTTACTTTTGCCACCTGCATATTGTTGGGTGGTCAGCTAACTGCAGGCAGTGTTCTTTCTGCTCTAGCCACTTTTAGAATTCTCCAAGAACCACTTAGGAATTTCCCTGACCTGGTGTCGATGATGGCTCAGACAAAAGTTTCTCTAGACCGAATTTCTGGACTACTGCTGGAGGAAGAGTTGCAGGAAGATGCAACTATTGTCCTACCTCGAGGCATGCCAAATGCAGCCGTAGAAATCAAAGATGGCCTCTTCTCCTGGGACACTTCCTCTCCAAGGCCAACTTTATCAGGAATACAAGTGCGAGTGGAGAAAGGGATGCGTGTTGCCGTTTGTGGTGTTGTTGGTTCCGGGAAATCAAGCTTCCTCTCTTGCATCCTTGGGGAGATTCCAAAAATCATGGGGGAA GTAAAATTATGTGGCACTTCCGCATATGTGCCTCAATCACCTTGGATACAATCTGGAAACATAGaagaaaatattctttttggaAGTCCTCTTGACAAACCAAAGTACAAGAATGCTATTCATGCTTGTTCACTGAAGAAGGATTTGGAGAATCTTCCGCATGGAGATCAAACAATAATTGGTGATAGAGGAATAAATCTTAGTGGAGGTCAAAAACAACGTGTTCAGCTTGCCAGGGCACTTTATCAAGATGCcgatatttatttacttgatGACCCATTCAGTGCTGTTGATATACACACTGCCTTAGACTTGTTcaag GAGTACATAATGACGGCACTAGCAGACAAAACTGTCATTTTTGTTACACATCAAGTTGAATTTTTGCCGGCTGTTGATTTGATACTG GTTATCAAAGAAGGCCGCATTATACAGGCAGGAAAATATGATGATCTTTTACAAGCAGGGACTGACTTCAACACTTTGGTAACTGCTCATCATGAAGCTATTGAAGCTATGGATATTCCCAACCATTCATCTGAAGATTCAGATGAAACTATGTCTACCGATGAATCTCTGAATATTGGTAAAAAGTGTGATCTTGTTAGAAATAACATTGGCGATTTGGATAAGGAAGTGCAGGACTGTATATCGGCAGCGGAGCAAAAGGCAatcaaggagaaaaaaaaggcgAAACGTTCTAGAAAAAGACAGCTTGTACAGGAAGAGGAAAGGGTAAGAGGCCGGGTCAGCATGAAGGTCTACTTTTCGTACATGGCTGCAGCATATAAAGGCTTTTTAATTCCGCTCATAATTGTTGCACAAGTGCTGTTTCAGTTCCTACAGATTGCAAGCAACTGGTGGATGGCATGGGCAAATCCCCAAACTGAAGGGGACCAACCTAAAGTGACTCCCACGATCCTCCTCGTGGTCTACATGGCCCTTGCTTTTGGGAGCTCTTGGTTTGTATTTATTAGGGCTATTCTGGTTGCTATGTTCGGTCTCGCAGCTGCTCAAAAATTGTTTATCAAGATGCTTACATCTATTTTTCGTGCACCCATGTCATTCTTTGACTCAACACCAGCAGGACGGATCTTGAATCGT GTATCCATTGACCAAAGTGTTGTGGATCTTGATATCCCTTTTCGACTTGGTGGGTTTGCTTCGACGACAATACAACTTATTGGCATAGTTGGTGTTATGTCAGAAGTTACCTGGCAAGTCTTGCTTTTAGTCATTCCCATGGCTATTGTTTGTTTGTGGATGCAG AAATACTACATGGCTTCATCAAGGGAGCTTGTTCGTATTGTCAGCATCCAGAAATCTCCAGTTATAAATCTATTTGGCGAGTCAATTGCTGGAGCAGCGACAATACGAGGTTTTGGTCAGGAAAAACGGTTTATGAAGAGAAATCTTTATCTTCTTGATTGTCATTCTCGCCCATTCTTCTGCAGTCTTGCAGCTATTGAGTGGCTCTGTCTGCGTATGGAACTGCTCTCCACTTTCGTCTTTGCTTTCTGCATGGTTTTACTTGTCAGCTTTCCTCATGGAAGTATTGATCCAA GCATGGCTGGCCTTGCGGTAACATACGGTCTAAATCTGAACGCTCGCCTGTCACGGTGGATACTCAGCTTTTGCAAGCTTGAGAACAAGATTATATCTATTGAAAGAATTTATCAGTACAGCCAAATTCCAAGTGAGGCACCAGTACTTATCGAGGACTCTCGTCCTCTTTCCACGTGGCCTGAGTATGGAGCTATTGAGCTTACTGACCTGAAG GTTCGGTACAAGGAGAATCTTCCTTTGGTGCTCCGTGGTATAACTTGCAGCTTCCCCGGTGGAAAGAAGATCGGGATTGTTGGTAGAACTGGAAGCGGTAAATCTACTTTGATCCAGGCTCTATTCCGATTGGTCGAACCATCAAGTGGAAAGATAGTTATCGACAATATCGATATTTCGACAATTGGCCTTCATGACCTTCGAAGCCGTCTCAGTATCATACCTCAGGATCCCACTTTATTTGAAGGCACAATTAGAGGCAATCTCGATCCCCTTGAAGAGCATTCTGATCATGATATTTGGGAG GCACTGGATAAGTCGCAGCTAGGACAGATGATCCGCGACAAGGAGCAAAAACTTGATACACCAG TGCTTGAAAATGGTGATAATTGGAGTGTAGGACAGAGGCAACTCGTGGCGTTGGGCCGTGCACTATTGAGACAAGCCAGAATACTTGTTCTCGATGAAGCCACGGCATCTGTCGATATGGCCACAGATAATCTCATCCAGAAGGTTATTAGAACAGAGTTCAGAGACTGCACCGTGTGTACAATTGCACACAGAATTCCGACCGTCGTCGACAGTGATCTGGTGCTGGTACTAAGCGATG GTAGAGTTGCAGAGTTCGATTCTCCGGCACGACTATTTGAGGATAAGTCATCGATGTTCCTTAAATTAGTGACGGAGTATTCGACAAGATAA